One region of Zerene cesonia ecotype Mississippi chromosome 15, Zerene_cesonia_1.1, whole genome shotgun sequence genomic DNA includes:
- the LOC119832422 gene encoding uncharacterized protein LOC119832422, translating into MLLFFLLAATATAELPQTCIKPVYCNSKLLHHVQMQRIFPDSKTFVDLRLVNDENSTLTAFQNLLDETNNNPNKKQVQEFVEKYFDKTSELESWTPPDFNKNPPILPAIRDEDLRQYAKDINDIWPVLGRKVKQAVFENPDQYSLIPVTHGFIIPGGRFTELYYWDTYWIIEGLLVSGMEQTVKGIIGNLIELLNKLGHIPNGSRWYYQERSQPPLLSAMMSLYIRATNDIEFLKENVDALEAELEYWLDTQIYTFDIGDRAYTLLRYYAPSEGPRPESYYEDFSSAQIFDTKERQTQYYIDLKSAAESGWDFSTRWFINDDGTNKGNLTMLHATEIIPVDLNSIFANALQNMAYFQGLLKNGRKGAHWAYLAKQWRNNIKEVLWDDEDGVWYDWDLANKQFRKYFYPSNVAPLWMGAVEKSFVKTNAHRIFNYLQQSHGLDYPGGVPTSLIRSGEQWDFPNAWPPLVSLMVNALEALEIPPAKELAFDVAQAWVRACHKGFSSTKQMFEKYDVEVPGRIGGGGEYTVQTGFGWSNGVVMEFLAKYGRRLTLHDVEISGQNEAVVSRVESDGENSLSVVAAGPDPQLTSSSSGSSSSESKESDEKKEYTMLIQNLRRYAPLYPVLGILGACAQAFTVVPACNSSIYCTGELLHRVQLARIFEDSKTFVDLKLVRSENETLADFSKLMQKTRQNPSREQIASFVDEHFTEGNELEDWRPPDFDPDPPILKGISDLKLREFAKNVIGLWDKLGRKVNPDVDKQSNQYSFLYVPNGFIVPGGRFKELYYWDSFWIVRGLLLCNMTETARGMIENLLYLVEKLGYIPNGSRIYYLGRSQPPMLAAMMASYFAATGDLAWLEKHLPTVEKELQYWLDKKKVTVEVNGKNYVLLRYIADRKGKGPRPESYYEDYTNARDLPNDTMREDFYAEMKSAAESGWDFSTRWFVTAENDVVGKLTDVHASRIVPVDLNAIFAGALDLVGDFRNRLKDRREAQKWWSLAKYWRNAIENVLWDNSDGVWYDYDAQARAPRRHFYPSCATPLWAGAIEDYDAPKYASRLIRYLLSSGALDFPGGVPSSVLLSGEQWDYPNAWPPSQSILIGGLEASGNEEAQKLALEQASIWIRSNYIGYSTWQKMFEKYSAVQPGHQGGGGEYGVQDGFGWTNGVVLELLQRYGKEMTLHDKRGVSLPYVRQVL; encoded by the exons atgcTGCTCTTTTTTCTGCTGGCAGCGACGGCCACCGCTGAGCTTCCCCAGACGTGCATCAAACCAGTCTACTGCAACAGCAAGCTGCTACATCATGTACAAATGCAACGAATCTTCCCGGACTCCAAAACTTTCGTGGATCTCCGACTAGTTAATGACGAAAACAGCACATTAACTGCTTTCCAAAACCTTCTTGATGAAACCAACAACAACCCAAACAAAAAGCAAGTCCAGGAATTTGTTGAAAAGTATTTCGATAAGACGAGCGAGCTGGAGTCGTGGACCCCACCAGACTTCAATAAAAACCCACCAATTCTACCCGCAATCCGCGATGAGGACTTGCGCCAATACGCAAAGGACATCAATGACATCTGGCCAGTGCTGGGAAGAAAAGTGAAGCAAGCAGTATTCGAAAATCCCGATCAATACAGCTTAATACCTGTAACACACGGTTTTATTATCCCAGGTGGTCGATTCACAGAGCTGTATTATTGGGATACTTATTGGATCATTGAAGGTCTCCTTGTTAGTGGAATGGAGCAGACAGTCAAAGGAATTATTGGTAATTTGATTGAACTGTTGAACAAACTTGGCCACATCCCTAACGGTAGCCGATGGTATTATCAGGAGCGAAGCCAGCCTCCTCTGTTATCAGCTATGATGTCACTTTATATTCGGGCAACGAACGATATTGAATTTCTAAAAGAAAACGTCGACGCACTGGAAGCCGAATTAGAATATTGGTTAGATACCCAGATTTATACCTTTGACATAGGAGATAGAGCCTATACATTATTGAGATATTATGCGCCTAGCGAAGGACCGCGACCCGAGTCGTATTATGAAGACTTTTCTAGCGCTCAAATTTTCGACACCAAAGAACGACAGACTCAATATTACATTGACCTAAAGAGTGCCGCTGAAAGTGGTTGGGACTTCTCTACACGATGGTTCATCAATGACGATGGAACCAATAAAGGCAATCTAACCATGTTGCACGCGACTGAAATTATTCCGGTAGATTTGAATTCTATATTTGCCAACGCCTTGCAAAACATGGCATACTTCCAAGGTCTGTTGAAAAATGGTCGTAAAGGAGCGCATTGGGCCTACCTTGCGAAACAATGgagaaataacataaaagaagTGTTGTGGGATGACGAAGACGGCGTATGGTATGACTGGGATTTGGCAAATAAGCAATTCAGAAAATACTTCTATCCAAGCAACGTTGCTCCCCTCTGGATGGGCGCTGTAGAGAAGAGCTTTGTTAAAACGAACGCTCATCGGATTTTCAACTATTTACAACAATCACATGGACTGGATTATCCAGGAGGTGTTCCAACGTCCCTAATACGCAGTGGAGAGCAATGGGACTTCCCTAACGCGTGGCCACCTCTAGTCAGCTTAATGGTAAACGCGCTTGAAGCGCTGGAAATACCTCCAGCGAAAGAATTAGCTTTCGATGTGGCACAGGCGTGGGTACGAGCGTGTCATAAAGGTTTCTCCAGCACGAAACAAATGTTCGAGAAGTACGACGTGGAGGTTCCCGGCAGGATCGGTGGAGGAGGTGAATATACCGTTCAGACCGGGTTCGGCTGGTCGAACGGTGTTGTCATGGAGTTCCTTGCAAAGTATGGGCGAAGGCTGACGTTGCATGATGTTGAGATTAGCGGGCAGAACGAAGCTGTGGTTTCCCGTGTAGAGTCAGATGGTGAAAATTCGTTGTCGGTGGTCGCGGCTGGTCCTGATCCACAattaacatcatcatcatccggATCTTCATCATCTGAAAGCAAGGAAAGTGATGAAAAGAAG GAATACACAATGTTGATACAAAATCTCCGGCGCTATGCGCCTCTTTATCCCGTTTTGGGAATTCTCGGTGCGTGCGCTCAGGCCTTCACTGTTGTTCCCGCGTGCAATTCCTCGATTTATTGCACCGGTGAACTCTTACATAGAGTGCAATTGGCGAGAATATTTGAAGACTCCAAAACGTTCGTCGATCTCAAGCTCGTGCGTTCTGAAAACGAAACACTCGCTGATTTTTCGAAATTGATGCAAAAAACGCGACAGAATCCGTCCCGGGAACAGATAGCTAGTTTTGTCGATGAACATTTCACCGAAGGTAATGAACTTGAAGATTGGCGGCCGCCTGATTTCGATCCGGATCCGCCCATTTTGAAAGGAATCTCTGACCTTAAGCTACGTGAATTTGCAAAGAATGTTATCGGACTATGGGATAAGCTAGGTAGGAAAGTGAACCCTGATGTTGATAAGCAGTCAAACCAATACAGTTTCCTGTATGTGCCCAACGGATTTATTGTTCCTGGTGGTCGGTTTAAAGAGCTTTATTATTGGGACTCCTTCTGGATTGTTCGTGGCCTTCTCTTATGCAATATGACAGAAACTGCTAGGGGAATGATAGAAAACCTTTTATATCTCGTTGAAAAACTTGGGTACATTCCGAATGGAAGccgaatttattatttagggaGAAGCCAACCTCCTATGCTAGCTGCGATGATGGCCAGCTACTTCGCTGCCACTGGTGATCTCGCCTGGTTAGAGAAACATTTGCCTACAGTTGAAAAAGAATTGCAGTATTGGTTAGACAAAAAGAAAGTGACTGTAGAAGTAAATGGAAAAAACTATGTGCTATTACGGTACATAGCTGATCGCAAAGGAAAAGGGCCACGTCCCGAATCTTACTATGAGGATTACACGAATGCCCGTGACTTGCCAAATGATACCATGCGTGAAGATTTCTATGCAGAGATGAAGAGCGCTGCAGAAAGTGGTTGGGACTTCTCAACACGATGGTTCGTAACTGCTGAGAACGATGTGGTTGGAAAGCTTACTGATGTTCACGCTAGCCGTATTGTGCCAGTCGATTTAAATGCTATCTTTGCCGGAGCCCTTGACCTTGTTGGTGACTTTCGTAACAGATTAAAAGATAGAAGAGAAGCGCAGAAGTGGTGGAGTTTAGCTAAATATTGGCGGAATGCTATCGAGAATGTTCTGTGGGACAATTCAGATGGAGTCTGGTATGATTATGACGCACAAGCGAGAGCGCCTCGACGACATTTTTATCCAAGTTGTGCCACTCCACTGTGGGCGGGCGCTATTGAAGATTACGATGCTCCTAAGTACGCGAGCCGAttgattagatatttattatcatctgGAGCTTTAGATTTTCCTGGTGGTGTACCATCGTCAGTTTTACTTTCAGGCGAGCAGTGGGACTATCCGAACGCGTGGCCACCTTCACAGAGCATCTTGATAGGTGGTTTGGAAGCGAGTGGAAACGAAGAGGCACAGAAATTAGCTCTGGAACAAGCAAGTATATGGATACGTTCCAATTATATTGGTTATAGTACATGGCAGAAGATGTTTGAAAAGTATAGCGCAGTGCAACCTGGGCATCAGGGTGGTGGAGGGGAATACGGTGTACAGGATGGCTTCGGTTGGACAAATGGTGTTGTTTTAGAGCTTTTACAACGATATGGCAAAGAAATGACGTTACACGACAAGCGAGGTGTGTCCCTACCATACGTTCGccaagtattataa